Proteins encoded within one genomic window of Labrys wisconsinensis:
- a CDS encoding sugar ABC transporter substrate-binding protein: protein MDTSSSALLARRSVLKMGSALAGALALGGAAWADDAVKPAGEPAAPSLKGKTIAISVAGTDHFFDLKAYQAQIETVKELGGTPIGLDGGRNDKQIVTQLQTLLTQKPDAVIQTLGTLPVVDPWLKKLRQAGIPVFSVDLPSTNVINTATSDNFSLGAQLALQLVSDIGGKGNLVVFNGFAGVPVCEIRYTQLRNVLKYYPEVKILQPELRDIIPNTVQDAYAQITALLSKYPEKGSISAVWSAWDIPQLGATQALIAAGRTEILTYGVDGSPEVLALVKDPKAPAGAVAAQQPALIGRTAVLNLARYLAGDTSLPSQTFLPAIIATKKNAAEVQKQLGQA, encoded by the coding sequence ATGGACACGTCTTCCTCCGCCCTCCTCGCACGCCGCTCCGTCCTCAAGATGGGATCGGCCCTGGCCGGCGCACTCGCCTTGGGCGGTGCCGCCTGGGCGGACGATGCGGTGAAGCCTGCCGGCGAGCCGGCGGCGCCCTCGCTCAAGGGCAAGACCATCGCCATCAGCGTCGCCGGGACCGACCATTTCTTCGACCTCAAGGCCTATCAAGCCCAGATCGAGACGGTGAAGGAGCTGGGCGGCACGCCGATCGGCCTCGACGGCGGGCGCAACGACAAGCAGATCGTCACCCAGTTGCAGACGCTGCTGACCCAGAAGCCGGATGCGGTGATCCAGACGCTGGGCACGCTGCCGGTGGTCGATCCCTGGCTGAAGAAGCTGCGCCAGGCGGGCATCCCGGTGTTCTCGGTGGACCTGCCCTCGACCAACGTCATCAACACCGCGACCTCGGACAATTTCTCCCTCGGCGCCCAGCTCGCCCTGCAGCTGGTCTCCGATATCGGCGGCAAGGGCAACCTCGTGGTGTTCAACGGCTTTGCCGGCGTCCCCGTCTGCGAGATCCGCTACACCCAGCTGCGCAACGTCCTGAAATATTATCCGGAGGTGAAGATCCTGCAGCCGGAGCTGCGCGACATCATCCCGAACACAGTGCAGGACGCCTATGCTCAGATCACGGCCCTGCTCAGCAAATATCCGGAGAAGGGCTCGATCTCGGCCGTCTGGTCGGCCTGGGACATTCCCCAGCTCGGCGCCACCCAGGCGCTGATCGCCGCCGGCCGCACGGAGATCCTCACCTATGGCGTCGACGGCTCGCCCGAGGTTCTGGCGCTGGTGAAGGACCCCAAGGCGCCGGCCGGCGCGGTCGCGGCCCAGCAGCCCGCGCTGATCGGGCGGACCGCCGTGCTCAACCTCGCCCGCTACCTCGCCGGGGACACGTCCCTGCCGTCCCAGACCTTCCTGCCGGCGATCATCGCCACCAAGAAGAACGCGGCGGAGGTGCAGAAGCAGCTCGGACAGGCCTGA
- a CDS encoding LLM class flavin-dependent oxidoreductase has translation MPIILNAFVMNTPSHLSPGLWRHPDDSSTAYTSLDHWIDLARLLERGRFSAMFLADTLGTYEAYAGSMAPAFRHGLHTPINDPLLLVPAMAAATTDLAFGVTCSASYEHPFSLARRFSTLDHLTGGRIGWNIVTSALDSAARNFGRPQQLDHEERYDRAEEYLEVCYKLWEGSWADDAVRRDKAGGLYAEPSRIRPIDHRGRYFEVAGPHLAEPSPQRTPVLYQAGASRRGRSFAARHAECIFVGAPSRAALRRTVDNLRTALAEAGRDPASVPIVAEHTVITAPSAAEAEDKRADYAGYASEDGALALMSGWIGVDLSRYRLDDPFEHVESNAIQSAVEAMSAADPGRVWTIREIAAWCGIGGLSPVTTGAPEAVADELEDWIASTGIDGFNLSYAVMDGGFRDFVELVVPVLEKSGRHPARYPPGTFREKLFGAGPRLPGSHPAAAFRFP, from the coding sequence ATGCCGATCATCCTCAACGCCTTCGTGATGAACACGCCGAGCCATCTGTCGCCCGGCCTGTGGCGTCATCCCGACGACAGTTCGACCGCCTATACCAGCCTCGACCACTGGATCGACCTGGCGCGGCTGCTGGAGCGCGGCCGGTTCTCGGCCATGTTCCTGGCCGATACGCTCGGCACCTACGAGGCCTATGCGGGGTCGATGGCGCCGGCCTTCCGGCACGGGCTGCACACGCCGATCAACGATCCCCTGCTGCTGGTGCCGGCCATGGCCGCCGCCACGACCGACCTTGCCTTCGGGGTGACCTGCTCGGCGAGCTACGAGCATCCGTTCAGCCTGGCGCGCCGCTTCTCCACCCTCGACCACCTCACCGGCGGGCGCATCGGCTGGAACATCGTCACCTCGGCGCTCGACAGCGCCGCGCGCAATTTCGGCCGGCCGCAGCAGCTCGATCACGAGGAGCGCTACGATCGCGCCGAGGAATATCTCGAGGTCTGCTACAAGCTCTGGGAAGGCTCGTGGGCGGACGACGCCGTGCGGCGCGACAAGGCCGGCGGCCTCTATGCCGAGCCCTCCCGCATCCGGCCCATCGATCATCGCGGGCGGTATTTCGAGGTGGCCGGGCCGCATCTCGCCGAGCCCTCGCCGCAGCGCACGCCCGTCCTCTACCAGGCCGGCGCCTCGCGCAGAGGCCGGTCCTTCGCCGCGCGCCACGCCGAGTGCATCTTCGTCGGCGCGCCCTCGCGCGCGGCGCTGCGGCGGACCGTCGACAACCTGCGCACCGCCCTGGCCGAAGCCGGGCGCGACCCGGCCAGCGTGCCGATCGTCGCCGAGCACACCGTCATCACCGCCCCGAGCGCGGCGGAGGCCGAGGACAAGCGCGCCGACTATGCCGGCTACGCCTCGGAGGACGGCGCCCTGGCGCTGATGTCGGGCTGGATCGGCGTCGATCTCAGCCGCTATCGCCTGGACGATCCCTTCGAGCACGTCGAGAGCAACGCCATCCAGTCGGCGGTGGAGGCGATGAGCGCCGCCGATCCCGGCCGGGTCTGGACCATCCGCGAGATCGCCGCCTGGTGCGGCATCGGCGGCCTCAGCCCGGTGACGACGGGCGCGCCGGAGGCGGTCGCCGACGAATTGGAGGACTGGATCGCCTCCACCGGCATCGACGGCTTCAACCTGTCCTATGCCGTGATGGACGGCGGCTTCCGCGACTTCGTCGAGCTGGTCGTGCCGGTGCTGGAGAAGAGCGGCCGCCATCCCGCGCGCTATCCGCCCGGCACGTTCCGCGAAAAGCTGTTCGGCGCCGGGCCGCGCCTGCCGGGCAGCCACCCCGCCGCCGCCTTCCGCTTCCCCTGA
- a CDS encoding acyl-CoA dehydrogenase family protein — translation MPEIDEAWGSGPTPRYEALAGRFRPIFERIRAGTVERERRRALPHAEIGWLKQAGFTALRLPEAAGGSGASLPELFALLIELSAADSNLTQALRAHFGFVEEMLHTKVPGRREAWLPRLARGETAGSARSEAGEAAQAAFETKLHRRDGHWLIEGRKFYTTGSLYADWVHVATTRAEDGGAVTAVVRRDAPGVAVVDDWDGFGQTLTASGTATFDGVIVQDADLREDASIFPYALPFYQIVHLATLAGIGRAAARDVAEAVARRKRAYSHGAAALPKQDPQVLQVVGRVRGAAYAAGAIVAKVTEAVQRVATEGDSPEPQALAVAEIETAQAVGVVSSLILDAATVLFDALGASAVLREAGLDRHWRNARTITSHNPRIYKERIVGDFAVNGIAPPQSWRVGRV, via the coding sequence ATGCCCGAGATCGATGAGGCCTGGGGCTCCGGCCCGACCCCGCGCTACGAAGCGCTCGCCGGGCGCTTCCGCCCGATCTTCGAGCGCATCCGCGCCGGCACCGTCGAGCGGGAGCGCCGGCGAGCCCTGCCGCATGCCGAGATCGGCTGGCTCAAGCAGGCCGGCTTCACCGCGCTGCGCCTGCCGGAAGCGGCGGGCGGGAGCGGCGCCAGCCTGCCGGAGCTCTTTGCCCTGCTGATCGAGCTTTCGGCCGCCGATTCCAACCTCACCCAGGCGCTCCGGGCCCATTTCGGCTTCGTCGAGGAGATGCTGCACACCAAGGTGCCCGGCCGGCGCGAGGCCTGGCTGCCGCGCCTCGCGCGCGGCGAGACCGCCGGCAGCGCCCGCAGCGAGGCGGGCGAGGCGGCACAGGCCGCCTTCGAGACCAAGCTCCACCGCCGCGACGGCCATTGGCTGATCGAAGGCCGCAAGTTCTACACCACCGGCTCGCTCTATGCCGACTGGGTGCATGTCGCCACCACCCGGGCCGAGGACGGGGGCGCCGTCACGGCGGTGGTGCGCCGCGACGCTCCGGGCGTCGCGGTCGTCGACGACTGGGACGGCTTCGGCCAGACCCTGACCGCCAGCGGCACGGCGACCTTCGACGGCGTGATCGTGCAGGACGCGGACCTGCGGGAGGATGCGTCGATCTTCCCCTATGCCCTGCCCTTCTACCAGATCGTGCATCTGGCGACGCTGGCCGGCATCGGCCGGGCCGCGGCGCGGGACGTCGCCGAGGCCGTCGCCCGCCGCAAGCGCGCCTACAGCCACGGCGCCGCAGCCCTGCCGAAGCAGGACCCGCAGGTGCTGCAGGTGGTCGGGCGGGTGCGCGGCGCCGCCTATGCCGCCGGCGCCATCGTCGCCAAGGTGACCGAGGCGGTGCAGCGCGTCGCCACGGAAGGCGACTCGCCCGAGCCGCAGGCGCTCGCCGTAGCGGAGATCGAAACGGCCCAGGCCGTCGGCGTGGTCTCCAGCCTCATTCTCGACGCTGCCACCGTCCTGTTCGACGCGCTCGGCGCCTCGGCGGTGCTGCGCGAGGCCGGCCTCGACCGGCACTGGCGCAACGCCCGCACGATCACCTCGCACAATCCGCGCATCTACAAGGAGCGCATCGTCGGCGATTTCGCCGTCAACGGGATCGCCCCGCCGCAGTCCTGGCGGGTCGGGCGGGTATGA
- a CDS encoding HdeD family acid-resistance protein, which yields MTASDAGSPATLVPPTWLRILLGLAFVVAGAFVLADLALATLASTLVIGGAAIAVGLFEIVHAFWSRGWGGFLWQILLGALYTVFGLMMVSQPLFGALVLTYVVGIVFLATGIVRIVIAVRHWRLAGWLMLLSGAFGILAGLVVLTEWPMSGAWVLGLLLGIDLLSHGVAWLTFAWLPLVGRA from the coding sequence ATGACCGCATCCGATGCCGGCTCCCCCGCCACCCTGGTGCCGCCGACCTGGCTGCGCATCCTGCTCGGCCTCGCCTTCGTCGTGGCGGGTGCCTTCGTCCTGGCCGACCTGGCGCTGGCCACGCTCGCCAGCACGCTCGTCATCGGCGGGGCGGCGATCGCGGTGGGCCTGTTCGAGATCGTGCACGCCTTCTGGAGCAGGGGTTGGGGTGGCTTCCTCTGGCAGATCCTGCTCGGCGCGCTCTACACCGTCTTCGGCCTGATGATGGTCAGCCAACCGCTGTTCGGCGCGCTGGTGCTGACCTATGTGGTCGGCATCGTGTTCCTGGCGACCGGCATCGTGCGCATCGTCATCGCCGTCCGGCACTGGCGCCTCGCCGGCTGGCTGATGCTGCTGTCCGGTGCGTTCGGCATCCTCGCCGGCCTGGTCGTGCTGACGGAATGGCCGATGAGCGGCGCCTGGGTGCTGGGCCTGCTGCTCGGCATCGACCTCCTCAGCCACGGCGTCGCCTGGCTGACCTTCGCCTGGCTGCCTCTGGTGGGGCGGGCGTAG
- a CDS encoding ArsR/SmtB family transcription factor, with protein MDEVFKALADPRRRELLDRLRRADGLTLGQLCTGLALTRQAVSRHLAQLEAANLIVTVWRGREKLHHLNPVPIGEIYSRWIGRYETHRVAALLDLKAALEERPMSETGESFAYSIFIDAAPERIFQALTDGAFTRQYWAGRRIASDWTVGSPVHFYIEDSEDFDISGTVLDYAPPTRLSYSWRKPAEPEAAASTVVFELLPFGGSVQLKITHAPLPSDSTARTGWVAILSSLKSLLEAGKPLAATALFRKPCA; from the coding sequence ATGGACGAGGTGTTCAAGGCGCTGGCCGACCCCAGGCGTCGCGAGTTGCTGGATCGGTTGCGCCGGGCCGACGGGCTGACGCTCGGGCAGCTCTGCACGGGTCTGGCGCTGACGCGCCAGGCCGTCAGCCGGCATCTGGCGCAGCTGGAGGCGGCGAACCTGATCGTCACGGTGTGGCGCGGCCGCGAGAAGCTGCACCACCTCAACCCGGTGCCGATCGGCGAGATCTACAGCCGCTGGATCGGCCGATACGAAACCCATCGCGTCGCGGCATTGCTCGACCTGAAAGCCGCGCTGGAGGAAAGACCCATGAGCGAGACCGGCGAGAGCTTCGCCTATTCCATCTTCATCGACGCCGCGCCGGAGCGGATCTTCCAGGCGCTCACCGATGGCGCCTTCACCCGCCAGTACTGGGCGGGCCGGCGCATCGCCTCGGACTGGACGGTCGGCTCGCCCGTGCATTTCTACATCGAGGACAGCGAGGACTTCGACATCTCCGGCACCGTCCTCGACTATGCTCCGCCGACGCGGCTTTCCTACAGTTGGCGAAAGCCGGCCGAGCCCGAGGCGGCTGCCTCGACCGTCGTCTTCGAGCTCCTGCCGTTCGGCGGCTCGGTGCAGCTCAAGATCACGCACGCGCCGCTGCCGTCGGATTCGACCGCGCGCACCGGCTGGGTCGCCATCCTCTCCAGCCTGAAGAGCCTCCTGGAGGCCGGCAAGCCGCTGGCCGCGACGGCCCTGTTCCGCAAGCCCTGCGCCTGA
- a CDS encoding type II toxin-antitoxin system VapB family antitoxin, which produces MPLFIRDDDVTTMAEELTRLTKARSKTEAVRTALRHELERTRASLPVRDRLARIHEKAAKIGLPNPDFDMKAYTDEMWGDA; this is translated from the coding sequence GTGCCGCTGTTCATCCGCGATGACGACGTGACCACCATGGCCGAGGAACTGACCCGCCTCACCAAGGCGCGCAGCAAGACCGAGGCCGTTCGCACCGCGCTCCGACATGAGTTGGAGCGCACCCGGGCAAGCCTGCCGGTTCGCGACCGGCTCGCCCGGATTCACGAGAAGGCCGCGAAGATCGGGCTTCCCAATCCCGATTTCGACATGAAGGCCTATACCGACGAGATGTGGGGCGACGCCTGA
- a CDS encoding type II toxin-antitoxin system VapC family toxin: MFIDASAIVAVINQEPGWQEIVKRLSEMQDGCLVSPVVRFEAVLAVARAAAKAGGADVKPTPHILAIARELVDELFKEFEAREIEVSRAIGDKALDAAMTYGKTIGHPADLNFGDCFAYACAKEYKTGLIYKGDDFARTDLA; the protein is encoded by the coding sequence ATGTTCATCGATGCCTCCGCGATCGTCGCCGTCATCAATCAGGAGCCGGGCTGGCAGGAAATCGTCAAGCGCCTGTCGGAGATGCAGGACGGATGCCTGGTCTCGCCGGTCGTGCGATTCGAAGCCGTCCTGGCAGTTGCCCGCGCGGCCGCGAAAGCCGGTGGCGCCGACGTGAAGCCGACTCCGCACATTCTGGCGATCGCGCGAGAGCTGGTCGACGAGTTGTTCAAGGAGTTCGAGGCCCGGGAGATCGAGGTTTCCAGGGCAATCGGCGACAAGGCCCTCGACGCGGCCATGACCTACGGCAAAACCATCGGTCACCCCGCTGATCTCAATTTCGGCGACTGCTTCGCCTATGCCTGCGCCAAGGAGTACAAGACCGGCCTCATCTATAAGGGAGACGACTTCGCGCGAACCGATCTGGCGTAA
- a CDS encoding D-2-hydroxyacid dehydrogenase family protein: MIEIAVLDDYQGAALDSADWSAVRARAGVTVFRDHVDDPAALVQRLAGFDAVCVMRERTPLPAAVLERLPRLRFIASTGTRNASLDLAAARARGIIVSATRSAANGAPELTWALIHAAARHIPAEAASLRAGGWQVGVGADLAGSTLAIMGLGAIGSRVAAVGRAFGMTVIAWSQNLTAEAAAAAGAVLVDKATLLREADWLTIHLVLSERSRGIVGAGDLALMKPSAWLINTSRGPLVDEAALVDALERRAIAGAALDVFDREPLPPAHPFRRLANVLATPHVGFVTRRTYALFYGETVENLLAWLDGAPIRVM, encoded by the coding sequence ATGATCGAGATCGCGGTTCTGGACGATTATCAGGGCGCGGCCCTGGACAGCGCCGACTGGAGCGCGGTGCGCGCGCGGGCCGGGGTGACGGTGTTCCGCGACCATGTCGACGACCCCGCGGCGCTGGTGCAGCGGCTCGCCGGCTTCGACGCCGTCTGCGTGATGCGCGAGCGCACGCCGTTGCCGGCCGCCGTGCTGGAGCGCCTGCCGAGGCTGAGGTTCATCGCCTCGACCGGCACACGCAACGCTTCCCTCGATCTCGCGGCGGCGCGGGCACGCGGCATCATCGTCAGCGCCACCCGCTCCGCCGCCAACGGCGCGCCGGAGCTGACCTGGGCGCTGATCCACGCCGCCGCGCGGCACATTCCGGCCGAGGCCGCGTCGCTGCGTGCCGGGGGATGGCAGGTCGGTGTCGGCGCCGACCTCGCGGGCAGCACGCTCGCGATCATGGGCCTGGGCGCGATCGGCAGCCGTGTCGCCGCGGTCGGCCGGGCCTTCGGCATGACCGTCATCGCCTGGAGCCAGAACCTCACGGCGGAGGCCGCGGCCGCCGCCGGGGCGGTCCTGGTCGACAAGGCGACGCTGCTGCGCGAGGCGGACTGGCTGACCATCCACCTCGTGCTGTCGGAGCGCAGCCGCGGCATCGTCGGTGCCGGCGACCTCGCCCTGATGAAACCCTCCGCCTGGCTGATCAACACGTCGCGCGGGCCGCTGGTCGACGAGGCCGCCCTGGTCGACGCGCTGGAGCGGCGGGCCATCGCCGGCGCCGCCCTCGACGTCTTCGACCGGGAGCCGCTGCCGCCGGCGCACCCCTTCCGCCGGCTGGCCAACGTGCTGGCGACGCCGCATGTCGGCTTCGTCACCCGGCGGACCTACGCGCTGTTCTACGGCGAGACGGTGGAGAACCTGCTCGCCTGGCTCGACGGCGCGCCCATCCGGGTGATGTAG
- a CDS encoding helix-turn-helix domain-containing protein: MSSLADTIAALKAVAETQAEAIAQLKANLAPRQGFEAIARFSPQEEIVLATILRFEMATFEQIYQGLYAGRYGRDTPDNSIVKVHVCRIRHKLSPHGIAIESWYGRGYRMAPEHKSTLRALIDRASTPLRDEGTD; this comes from the coding sequence GTGAGCAGTCTTGCCGATACCATCGCCGCGTTGAAGGCTGTGGCGGAAACGCAGGCCGAGGCGATCGCGCAGCTCAAGGCCAATCTGGCGCCACGCCAGGGCTTTGAGGCCATTGCCCGCTTCTCGCCGCAGGAGGAGATCGTCCTGGCGACGATCCTGCGCTTCGAGATGGCGACGTTCGAGCAGATCTATCAGGGGCTCTATGCCGGCCGCTACGGCCGGGACACCCCCGACAACAGCATCGTCAAGGTGCATGTCTGCCGCATACGCCACAAGCTCTCGCCGCACGGCATCGCCATCGAGAGCTGGTACGGCCGCGGCTATCGCATGGCGCCCGAGCACAAGTCGACGCTGCGCGCCCTGATCGACCGCGCCTCGACGCCGCTGCGCGACGAAGGCACGGACTAG
- a CDS encoding metal-dependent phosphohydrolase, with protein sequence MLNPSELIADELGRQLSATYRRAFGGRQPIYAEIIDEAARLVIERIASSDALYHNAEHTALVTLVMQDILRGWRAQREVTPADWLHMTLAALTHDIGYVRGTCRADTRVECVIDAAGTMLPMPRGSSDAYLAPYHVERSKIAIRERFAAHAVIDADRLAAAIELTRFPIPEGDDHAATSTEAGLVRAADLIGQLGDPLYLRKLNALFHEFSEIGMNEELGYETPADMAERYPLFFWSRVEPYVRDAISILERTMEGRQWVANLYSHVFAIEHALPTIGPHPGQ encoded by the coding sequence ATGCTGAATCCCTCGGAGCTGATCGCGGACGAGCTCGGGCGCCAGCTCTCGGCGACCTATCGGCGGGCCTTCGGCGGACGCCAGCCGATCTACGCCGAGATCATCGACGAGGCGGCCCGCCTGGTGATCGAGCGCATCGCCTCCAGCGACGCGCTCTACCACAATGCCGAGCACACCGCCCTGGTGACGCTGGTGATGCAGGACATCCTGCGCGGCTGGCGGGCGCAGCGCGAGGTGACGCCGGCGGACTGGCTGCACATGACGCTGGCCGCCCTCACCCACGACATCGGCTATGTCCGCGGCACCTGCCGGGCCGACACCCGGGTCGAATGCGTCATCGACGCAGCCGGCACCATGCTGCCCATGCCCCGCGGCTCCTCCGACGCCTACCTGGCGCCCTATCACGTCGAGCGTTCGAAGATCGCCATCCGCGAGCGCTTCGCCGCGCATGCCGTGATCGACGCCGACCGCCTGGCCGCAGCGATCGAGCTGACGCGCTTTCCCATCCCCGAGGGCGACGACCACGCCGCCACCAGCACCGAGGCCGGCCTGGTGCGGGCGGCGGACCTGATCGGCCAGCTCGGCGACCCGCTCTATCTGCGCAAGCTCAACGCCCTGTTCCACGAGTTCTCCGAGATCGGCATGAACGAGGAGCTCGGCTACGAGACGCCGGCCGACATGGCCGAGCGCTATCCGCTGTTCTTCTGGTCGCGGGTGGAGCCCTATGTGCGCGACGCCATCTCCATCCTGGAGCGCACCATGGAGGGGCGGCAATGGGTCGCCAACCTCTACAGCCACGTCTTCGCGATCGAGCACGCGCTGCCGACCATCGGGCCGCACCCCGGCCAGTAG
- a CDS encoding heavy metal translocating P-type ATPase produces MTAVQTRFRVEGMDCASCAAKIDTALRRLPGIEDVAVSVAGATMSVRHGSEAGPEAIARKVGSLGYRATVIGAAAADRGGVAHGHDAGHHDHGDHTHDHGDHEHHDHDGHAHDHHGHEHAGPELHSHGVPADGRWWASSKGRLTLAAGAALALAWAVGKLVPAVAPWAFPIAMLVGLVPIARRAAMASVNGSPFTIESLMTVAAVGAVVIGAGEEAATVVFLFLVGELLEGVAAGKARAGIAGLAALVPRTALVEADGVLREVPAQDLAPGAVVLVRPGERIPADGEVTAGESAVDEAPVTGESTPVGKAPGDRVFAGTVNGTAALRIAVTAAAADNTIARVVRLVEEAQETKAPTERFIDRFARFYTPGVLAAGFLVAVLPPLLAGGDWAGWIYKGLAVLLIGCPCALVISTPAAIASGLSAGARRGLLMKGGVVLETLARVTDIAFDKTGTLTAGRPRLTGLVALGRSETDVLVLAAALEAGSSHPLAEAVLAEAAARSLPVRPAAEAAAVGGKGVAGRLDGVDLFLGSPRAAAERLGWLAPPPDVAVPLERLEAEGNTVSVLLADGVPAGLIAFADKARPDALPALQALRRRGMGLVMLTGDNRRTAEAIGRTLGIEPRAELLPEDKLRIVDDLRRQGRVVAKVGDGINDAPALAAADVGIAMGGGTDVALETADAALLRGRIGDVDAMLDLARRTMANIHQNIAIALGLKAVFLVTTVAGITGLWPAILADTGATVLVTANAMRLLRLGRA; encoded by the coding sequence ATGACCGCCGTTCAAACCCGCTTCCGCGTCGAGGGCATGGATTGCGCCTCCTGCGCGGCCAAGATCGACACGGCGCTGCGCCGCCTGCCCGGCATCGAGGATGTCGCGGTCTCCGTCGCGGGCGCGACCATGAGCGTGCGCCACGGCTCCGAGGCCGGGCCGGAGGCGATCGCCCGCAAGGTCGGCAGCCTCGGCTACCGCGCCACCGTCATCGGCGCTGCCGCCGCCGACCGGGGCGGCGTCGCGCACGGCCATGACGCTGGCCATCACGACCATGGTGATCATACCCATGATCACGGGGACCACGAGCATCACGACCATGACGGCCACGCGCATGACCATCACGGTCACGAGCATGCCGGCCCTGAGTTGCATAGCCATGGAGTACCGGCGGATGGGCGTTGGTGGGCCTCGTCCAAGGGGCGCCTGACGCTCGCCGCCGGCGCAGCGCTGGCGCTGGCCTGGGCGGTCGGCAAGCTCGTCCCCGCGGTCGCGCCCTGGGCCTTTCCCATCGCCATGCTGGTCGGCCTGGTGCCGATCGCCCGCCGCGCTGCGATGGCGTCGGTCAACGGCTCACCCTTCACCATCGAGAGCCTGATGACCGTCGCGGCCGTCGGCGCCGTCGTCATCGGTGCCGGCGAGGAGGCGGCGACCGTGGTCTTCCTGTTCCTGGTCGGCGAACTCCTGGAGGGCGTCGCGGCCGGCAAGGCCCGCGCCGGCATCGCCGGGCTCGCCGCCCTGGTGCCGCGCACCGCGCTGGTCGAGGCGGATGGCGTCCTGCGCGAGGTGCCGGCGCAGGATCTCGCGCCCGGCGCCGTGGTGCTGGTGCGTCCGGGCGAGCGCATTCCCGCGGACGGCGAGGTCACGGCCGGCGAGAGCGCCGTCGACGAGGCGCCGGTCACCGGCGAGAGCACGCCGGTGGGCAAGGCGCCGGGCGACCGGGTCTTCGCCGGCACGGTCAACGGCACGGCAGCGCTGCGCATTGCCGTGACGGCGGCGGCCGCCGACAACACCATCGCCCGGGTGGTGCGCCTGGTGGAGGAAGCGCAGGAGACCAAGGCGCCGACCGAGCGTTTCATCGACCGCTTCGCCCGTTTCTACACCCCCGGCGTGCTTGCCGCCGGCTTTCTGGTCGCCGTGCTACCGCCGCTGCTGGCCGGCGGCGACTGGGCCGGCTGGATCTACAAGGGCCTTGCGGTGCTGCTCATCGGCTGCCCCTGCGCCCTGGTCATCTCGACGCCGGCGGCCATCGCCTCCGGCCTCTCGGCCGGTGCGCGGCGCGGCCTGCTGATGAAGGGCGGCGTGGTGCTGGAGACGCTCGCCCGCGTCACCGACATCGCCTTCGACAAGACCGGCACGCTGACCGCGGGCCGCCCGCGCCTCACCGGGCTGGTGGCGCTCGGCCGCAGCGAGACGGATGTGCTCGTGCTCGCCGCCGCGCTCGAAGCCGGCTCCAGCCATCCCCTGGCCGAGGCGGTTCTGGCGGAGGCGGCGGCACGCAGCCTTCCCGTCCGCCCGGCGGCGGAGGCCGCGGCGGTCGGCGGCAAGGGCGTCGCCGGCCGGCTCGACGGCGTCGACCTCTTCCTCGGCTCGCCGCGGGCCGCGGCCGAGCGCCTGGGCTGGCTGGCCCCGCCGCCTGATGTGGCCGTGCCGCTGGAGCGCCTGGAGGCCGAGGGCAACACCGTGTCGGTGCTGCTCGCCGATGGCGTGCCGGCCGGGCTGATCGCCTTCGCCGACAAGGCCCGGCCCGACGCCCTGCCGGCCCTGCAGGCGCTGCGCCGCCGCGGCATGGGGCTCGTCATGCTGACCGGCGACAACAGGCGCACCGCCGAGGCGATCGGCCGGACGCTCGGCATCGAGCCCCGGGCCGAGCTCCTGCCGGAGGACAAGCTGCGGATCGTCGACGACCTGCGGCGCCAGGGCCGTGTCGTCGCCAAGGTCGGCGACGGCATCAACGACGCACCGGCCCTGGCGGCGGCCGACGTCGGCATCGCCATGGGCGGCGGCACGGACGTGGCGCTCGAGACCGCCGACGCGGCGCTGCTGCGCGGGCGCATCGGCGACGTCGACGCCATGCTCGATCTGGCGCGGCGGACCATGGCCAACATCCACCAGAACATCGCCATCGCCCTCGGCCTCAAGGCGGTGTTCCTGGTGACGACGGTGGCCGGCATCACCGGCCTGTGGCCGGCGATCCTGGCCGATACCGGCGCCACCGTGCTGGTCACCGCCAACGCCATGCGGCTGCTGCGCCTCGGCCGCGCCTGA
- a CDS encoding MerR family transcriptional regulator has translation MRVLPIGEVARRSGVKVPTIRYYEGIGLLPVPPRSDGNRRQYDEADLRRLTFIRHARELGFEIEAIRTLLTLQDDRDQSCAAADAIAGARLAEVEQRIASLTALKAELQRMVEGCAHGRVAECRVIEILADHGQCRHHH, from the coding sequence ATGAGGGTGCTGCCGATCGGCGAGGTGGCGCGGCGCAGCGGCGTCAAGGTGCCGACCATCCGCTATTACGAGGGCATCGGCCTCCTGCCGGTGCCGCCGCGCAGCGACGGCAACCGCCGCCAATATGACGAGGCGGACCTGAGGCGCCTCACCTTCATCCGCCATGCCCGCGAGCTCGGCTTCGAGATCGAGGCGATCCGCACGCTGCTGACGCTGCAGGACGACCGCGACCAGTCCTGCGCCGCGGCGGACGCCATCGCCGGCGCCCGCCTGGCCGAGGTGGAGCAGCGCATCGCCAGCCTCACCGCCCTCAAGGCCGAGCTGCAGCGCATGGTCGAGGGCTGCGCTCATGGCCGGGTGGCGGAATGCCGGGTGATCGAGATCCTGGCCGACCATGGCCAGTGCCGCCACCACCACTGA